A single Arcobacter sp. FWKO B DNA region contains:
- the pyk gene encoding pyruvate kinase yields MKKRTKIVATLGPSSDTLDKIIALVRAGVNVFRLNFSHNTHEYHLKVLNSIKMASEQTGLTIGILQDISGPKIRIGDLEETFEVHGGDIVEISKDEILGYKVDDSRYILSISQPKVLDSLCDGDHIFFCDGQIRTKTIEIKHDKIVLEVLSNGILSSHKGVNFPNTKIDIDVLTPKDIEDIKWGIENGVDFMAISFVQNAKDVLKARSVVNSFNGDVQIFAKIEKFDAVENIDEIISVSDGIMVARGDLGIEIPYYEVPQVQKMIIKKANELSKPVITATQMLLSMTNSNNATRAEISDVANAILDGTDAVMLSEETTVGKYPIEAVTVMMETIKATEKSTYPYYKFFNYEMHDVTDGINYSAARLSSHLKTDGIITMTNSGDSAKKIARYRPSQTIYAVVHSEKTARLLTVVWGVVPAFLVNNGSIGQMLNQVLTDGVNRKVLSLDKSYILTAGDPAGIRGSTNMIRLLRHEEMEFFIKLNDLNNYKG; encoded by the coding sequence ATGAAAAAAAGAACTAAAATAGTAGCAACTCTTGGACCATCAAGTGATACGCTAGATAAGATTATAGCTTTGGTTAGAGCTGGTGTAAATGTATTTAGGCTTAACTTTTCTCATAATACACACGAGTATCATTTAAAAGTTTTAAACAGTATCAAGATGGCAAGTGAGCAAACTGGCTTGACTATTGGGATATTGCAAGATATTAGTGGTCCAAAAATAAGAATAGGGGATTTAGAAGAGACTTTTGAGGTTCATGGTGGGGATATTGTTGAAATATCAAAAGATGAAATTTTAGGATATAAAGTTGATGACTCTAGGTATATTTTGAGTATTTCTCAGCCTAAAGTACTTGATAGCCTTTGTGATGGGGATCATATATTTTTTTGTGATGGACAAATAAGAACTAAAACTATCGAAATAAAACATGATAAAATAGTTTTAGAAGTATTAAGTAACGGAATATTGTCTTCTCACAAAGGAGTTAATTTTCCAAATACAAAGATTGATATTGATGTCTTGACCCCAAAAGATATAGAAGATATTAAATGGGGAATTGAAAATGGTGTTGATTTTATGGCAATATCATTTGTTCAAAATGCAAAAGATGTTTTAAAAGCTAGAAGTGTAGTAAACTCATTTAATGGTGATGTACAAATTTTTGCTAAAATAGAAAAATTTGATGCTGTTGAGAATATTGATGAAATCATATCTGTAAGTGATGGTATTATGGTTGCACGGGGAGATTTGGGTATAGAAATACCTTATTATGAAGTGCCACAAGTTCAAAAAATGATAATAAAAAAAGCAAATGAGCTTAGCAAACCTGTAATTACAGCTACACAAATGCTTCTTTCTATGACAAATAGTAATAATGCAACAAGAGCAGAAATAAGTGATGTAGCAAATGCAATACTAGATGGCACAGATGCTGTAATGTTATCTGAAGAGACAACTGTTGGGAAATATCCTATTGAAGCAGTAACTGTTATGATGGAGACAATTAAAGCAACTGAAAAATCGACATATCCTTACTATAAGTTTTTTAATTACGAGATGCATGATGTGACAGATGGTATAAATTATTCAGCTGCAAGATTGTCAAGTCATCTAAAAACAGATGGAATTATAACGATGACAAACTCTGGAGATAGTGCCAAAAAAATTGCAAGATATAGACCAAGCCAAACCATCTATGCAGTTGTTCATTCAGAAAAAACAGCACGACTGCTTACAGTAGTATGGGGAGTAGTTCCTGCATTTTTAGTTAATAATGGTTCAATAGGACAAATGTTAAATCAAGTGCTAACTGATGGAGTTAATCGTAAAGTTTTGAGTCTTGATAAAAGTTATATATTAACTGCAGGTGATCCAGCTGGTATAAGAGGTAGTACTAATATGATCCGTCTTCTTAGACATGAAGAGATGGAGTTTTTTATAAAGTTAAATGATTTGAATAATTATAAGGGTTAA
- a CDS encoding Na/Pi cotransporter family protein, translating to MIKKSLVYVLLGILAYVLFVNEDSKYIVAGVGIFIIGMHFMEDGFKLFSGGLLEKLISKSTDTIPKAVSLGVITTAVLQSSSLIAIIVISFLSAKLITLAGAIGVVFGSAVGTTATAWIVSAFGLKIDIAAFALPMVIFGVIFRFFKQKHTQGMGNILLGLGFVFLGIGYMKDGFEDLKEGIDLAQFAVAGYKGVIIYTLVGALATVILQSSSATLALTITALATGQIVYINAIAIAIGANIGTTITAAMGAMVSNANSKRMALALFIFKSVTAVITIIVIYQLVDFVEIAASFIGINDNDWAMKLALFHTIFNMAGLIVFSFFIHKLVSYLKTLFVEEKDTYIQNPKFLDLAVVAVPNAAFEATKKEVVHLYDNATEVLSHAIMLHRHRYLGQSDIASAVKESTDIIDLNIDEFYQTRIKSLYSDIVDYSTHFINELDDDKKAHIYGLRGACRDIAEAVKDTKELQKNIAKYLQSNNEYIKEEYNHLREAIAKTINVINDIKNSQDDLDIIAKSKVLKDYLKGLDVISTGRIDSLIREGKIDKKMATSLLNDSANAYNVTNKLINVARILWIEDITIKHIGEEL from the coding sequence ATGATAAAAAAATCTTTGGTATATGTACTACTTGGTATTTTAGCCTATGTACTTTTTGTTAATGAGGACTCAAAGTATATTGTTGCTGGAGTTGGTATCTTTATTATTGGGATGCACTTTATGGAGGATGGCTTTAAGCTATTTAGTGGAGGGCTTTTAGAAAAGCTGATATCAAAAAGTACCGATACGATACCTAAAGCAGTATCATTAGGGGTTATTACTACAGCAGTACTTCAAAGTTCATCATTGATAGCTATTATTGTTATATCATTTTTATCTGCAAAACTTATTACACTAGCTGGTGCTATTGGTGTTGTATTTGGTTCAGCAGTTGGAACTACTGCAACTGCGTGGATTGTTTCAGCCTTTGGTTTAAAAATTGATATTGCTGCATTTGCTTTGCCTATGGTTATATTTGGAGTTATTTTTAGATTTTTTAAACAAAAGCATACACAAGGTATGGGAAATATTCTTTTAGGTCTTGGTTTTGTATTTCTTGGAATAGGGTATATGAAAGATGGTTTTGAGGACTTAAAAGAGGGGATTGATTTGGCACAGTTTGCAGTAGCAGGATACAAAGGTGTTATTATTTACACACTTGTAGGTGCTTTAGCAACTGTTATTCTTCAATCTAGTAGTGCAACACTAGCTCTTACTATTACTGCTCTTGCAACTGGGCAAATTGTATATATCAATGCTATAGCAATAGCCATAGGGGCAAATATAGGGACTACAATAACAGCAGCAATGGGTGCAATGGTCTCCAATGCAAATAGTAAAAGAATGGCTTTAGCACTTTTTATCTTTAAAAGTGTAACAGCAGTGATTACAATAATAGTGATTTATCAACTTGTAGATTTTGTTGAAATTGCAGCATCTTTTATAGGGATAAATGATAACGATTGGGCTATGAAACTTGCACTATTTCATACTATATTTAATATGGCTGGTTTGATTGTATTTTCTTTCTTTATCCATAAACTTGTATCATATTTGAAAACATTGTTTGTTGAAGAAAAAGATACTTATATCCAAAATCCAAAATTCTTGGATTTAGCTGTTGTTGCTGTACCAAATGCAGCATTTGAAGCTACTAAAAAAGAGGTTGTGCATCTTTATGATAATGCTACAGAAGTATTAAGCCACGCTATTATGCTACATCGTCACAGGTATCTAGGACAAAGTGATATTGCCAGTGCAGTAAAAGAGTCTACGGATATAATTGACTTGAATATTGATGAGTTTTATCAAACAAGGATAAAATCACTCTATAGTGATATAGTTGATTATTCTACTCACTTTATAAATGAACTAGATGATGATAAGAAGGCTCATATTTATGGACTAAGAGGTGCTTGTAGAGATATTGCTGAAGCTGTAAAAGATACAAAAGAGCTACAAAAAAATATAGCAAAATATCTTCAAAGTAACAATGAATATATCAAAGAAGAGTATAATCATCTAAGAGAAGCTATAGCAAAAACAATAAATGTAATAAATGATATCAAAAATAGTCAAGATGACCTTGATATAATAGCCAAATCAAAAGTATTAAAAGATTATTTAAAAGGGCTAGATGTTATTTCAACAGGTAGAATAGATAGTTTGATTAGAGAAGGAAAGATTGATAAAAAAATGGCAACATCCCTATTAAATGACAGTGCAAATGCCTATAATGTAACCAATAAGTTGATTAATGTTGCTAGAATATTATGGATAGAAGATATAACAATCAAACACATAGGAGAAGAGCTATGA
- a CDS encoding glycoside hydrolase family 57 protein has protein sequence MIQGYWIPVLHSHLPFVKHPEYENFLEEFWLFEAISECYIPLLKRLKKLEDENIDFALTVSVTPPLAEMLDDEHLMEKYERYLDKLIELGEKEVIRTANSEYENIAKFYLYFFKETKEFFDGFLNKKVLNGYRYFYDKNKLEIITCGATHGFLPLLSVNKQAVVAQIKVAVMSHIKHFNKPPKGIWLPECAYYDGLDEILKENGIEFFILDAHGIVYANPTPKYGVYAPIMTPNKVAVFGRDNESSKQVWSSKEGYPGDFCYRDFYRDIGYDLDFEYIKDYINPDGARVFTGFKYHKITGNSDYKEIYDPYIASLKTIEHAQNFHFNREKQIQNISLLMDKAPMVVSPYDAELFGHWWFEGPEFLYNMFKEIDKHKVIKAITPAQYIDMSYDNTVAKPHPSSWGDEGYYDVWLNKSNDWIYRHLHEMADVMVEFANIYKNSATQNQERLLNQMARELLLAQSSDWAFLMTTATATEYSVARTKEHIHNFFKIKDMIDNNYFDNDFFTKIGDKNSIFDFIDFKIYCTKQ, from the coding sequence ATGATACAAGGATATTGGATACCAGTTTTACACTCACATCTTCCTTTTGTAAAGCACCCTGAATATGAGAATTTTTTGGAAGAATTTTGGCTTTTTGAAGCAATAAGTGAGTGTTATATTCCACTACTTAAAAGACTAAAAAAGCTCGAAGATGAAAATATTGATTTTGCACTTACAGTATCAGTAACTCCTCCACTTGCAGAGATGCTTGATGATGAGCACTTGATGGAAAAATATGAAAGATATCTTGATAAACTTATAGAACTAGGTGAAAAAGAGGTAATTAGAACTGCTAACAGTGAGTATGAAAATATTGCAAAATTTTATCTATACTTTTTCAAAGAAACAAAAGAGTTTTTTGATGGATTTTTAAATAAAAAAGTTTTAAATGGGTATAGATATTTTTATGATAAAAATAAACTTGAGATTATCACTTGTGGTGCAACTCACGGTTTTTTACCACTTTTAAGTGTAAATAAACAAGCTGTAGTTGCTCAAATAAAAGTTGCAGTAATGTCTCATATCAAACATTTTAACAAACCACCAAAAGGGATTTGGCTTCCTGAGTGTGCATATTATGATGGTTTGGATGAAATACTAAAAGAAAATGGTATTGAATTTTTTATTTTGGATGCACATGGTATTGTATATGCAAATCCTACACCAAAATACGGTGTATACGCACCTATTATGACTCCAAATAAAGTAGCAGTTTTTGGAAGAGATAATGAATCTTCAAAACAAGTTTGGAGCTCTAAAGAGGGCTATCCAGGAGATTTTTGTTATCGAGATTTTTATAGAGATATAGGATATGATCTTGATTTTGAGTATATCAAAGATTACATCAATCCAGATGGAGCAAGGGTATTTACTGGTTTTAAATATCACAAAATTACAGGAAATAGTGACTATAAAGAGATATATGACCCATATATAGCATCGCTAAAAACCATAGAACACGCACAAAACTTCCACTTCAATAGGGAAAAACAAATACAAAATATAAGTTTACTTATGGATAAAGCTCCTATGGTAGTATCACCTTATGATGCAGAATTATTTGGGCATTGGTGGTTTGAAGGACCTGAATTTTTATATAATATGTTTAAAGAAATAGACAAACACAAAGTAATCAAAGCAATTACCCCTGCACAATATATAGATATGTCATATGATAATACTGTAGCAAAGCCACACCCATCTTCTTGGGGTGATGAGGGTTATTATGATGTATGGCTAAATAAATCTAATGATTGGATATATAGGCATCTTCATGAGATGGCTGATGTCATGGTTGAGTTTGCAAATATATATAAAAATAGTGCAACTCAAAACCAAGAAAGACTCTTAAATCAAATGGCAAGAGAATTACTTCTTGCCCAAAGTAGTGATTGGGCTTTTTTAATGACTACTGCAACAGCTACAGAATATAGTGTGGCAAGAACAAAAGAGCATATCCATAATTTCTTCAAAATAAAAGATATGATAGATAACAATTACTTTGATAATGATTTTTTCACAAAAATTGGTGACAAAAACTCAATATTTGATTTTATAGATTTTAAAATATACTGTACAAAACAATAA
- a CDS encoding glucose-6-phosphate isomerase, with the protein MKSKLYFEYPNINHTLFDKIVDETKEIGYYNLPDVCVDDVYEKISKFADKKYIVVVGIGGSSLGTYAVYNYLKSVKKITTKLYFLESTDPVVLRSVSKKINFDDAVFLIISKSGTTVETVSIFKYLLSNKPLNKDSYIIISDNGSPLHSLALKNDITYFEIPKNVGGRFSVLSNVGLVPLAMIGVDIKKLLLGAKSVKDEFFSKGEIYNALMNKAFMYAKNSHTYDINCLFGYSESFRGFSSWYVQLWGESLGKKQLNSELHVGLTPVGLIGPTDQHSFLQLIVEGIRDKSVTFIKIKNFDFNTEIPDITIEYLEKMDYINNHNFAELINKQADSIIESLINLGDIPLDIIEIEHICEETIGELFYYYELLTSMVAKLIDVNAYDQPGVEDGKKILRGYFN; encoded by the coding sequence TTGAAAAGTAAACTTTATTTTGAATATCCAAATATAAATCATACATTGTTTGATAAAATAGTTGATGAGACTAAAGAGATAGGTTATTATAATCTTCCTGATGTTTGTGTTGATGATGTGTATGAAAAAATTAGTAAGTTTGCTGATAAAAAATATATAGTTGTTGTAGGTATTGGTGGTAGTTCACTTGGTACTTATGCTGTGTATAATTATCTAAAGTCTGTAAAAAAGATAACTACAAAGCTCTATTTTCTTGAAAGTACAGATCCTGTAGTATTAAGATCTGTTTCAAAAAAAATCAACTTTGATGATGCTGTTTTCTTGATTATAAGTAAATCTGGAACTACAGTAGAAACTGTATCAATTTTTAAGTATTTATTATCAAATAAACCTTTAAATAAGGATAGTTACATCATTATTAGTGATAATGGTTCACCTTTGCACTCTTTGGCTCTAAAAAATGATATTACATACTTTGAGATACCAAAAAATGTTGGTGGACGGTTTTCTGTTTTAAGTAATGTAGGACTAGTACCTCTTGCTATGATAGGTGTAGATATAAAAAAACTTCTTCTTGGTGCAAAGTCTGTAAAAGATGAGTTTTTTTCAAAGGGTGAGATATATAATGCCCTGATGAATAAGGCATTTATGTATGCAAAAAATTCTCATACTTATGATATTAACTGTCTTTTTGGATATAGTGAAAGTTTTAGAGGATTTAGTAGTTGGTATGTTCAGCTATGGGGTGAGAGTCTTGGTAAGAAGCAGTTAAATAGTGAGCTTCATGTGGGGCTTACTCCAGTTGGGCTTATAGGACCAACAGACCAGCACTCATTTTTACAACTTATTGTAGAAGGGATTAGAGATAAATCTGTAACATTTATTAAAATTAAGAATTTTGATTTTAATACAGAAATTCCTGATATAACTATAGAGTATCTTGAAAAAATGGATTATATCAATAATCATAATTTTGCAGAACTTATAAACAAACAAGCTGATTCAATAATAGAATCATTAATAAATCTTGGTGATATACCTTTAGATATCATTGAAATAGAGCATATTTGTGAAGAGACTATAGGGGAACTTTTTTACTATTATGAGTTATTAACATCTATGGTTGCAAAACTTATTGATGTAAATGCTTATGACCAACCAGGTGTAGAAGATGGCAAAAAAATTCTAAGAGGGTATTTTAATTAA